A window of Candidatus Hydrogenedentota bacterium contains these coding sequences:
- a CDS encoding sulfotransferase, translated as MSVQMLFVIGAPRSGTTMLEHMLSSHSMIQGGPEPHLLTPLAHLGVWDKVDKAPYDHILAAESQKLFVSQLPGQELDYWDACRAYCDVIYGRYLEHAGKGKRICLDKTPANALILPFMMKVFPDAKYVVLTRHPLAMFSSFANSFFDGDYNVAQDHNPIVNRYVPAIAAFLRQTEVSFIHVRYEDLVKDPETWFARICEYIG; from the coding sequence ATGAGTGTCCAGATGTTATTCGTAATCGGTGCGCCGCGCTCGGGCACGACCATGCTCGAACATATGCTGTCCTCGCATTCGATGATCCAGGGCGGGCCCGAGCCGCACTTGTTGACGCCGCTCGCGCATCTCGGGGTGTGGGACAAAGTCGACAAGGCGCCGTACGACCACATCCTGGCGGCGGAATCGCAGAAGTTGTTCGTGAGCCAGTTGCCCGGGCAGGAACTGGACTACTGGGACGCCTGCCGCGCCTATTGCGACGTTATCTACGGGCGCTACCTTGAACATGCAGGCAAGGGCAAACGCATTTGCCTGGATAAAACGCCCGCGAACGCGCTGATCCTGCCGTTCATGATGAAGGTGTTTCCCGACGCGAAATACGTTGTGCTCACGCGGCATCCGCTGGCCATGTTCTCGTCTTTCGCGAATTCCTTTTTTGACGGCGACTACAACGTCGCACAGGATCACAACCCCATCGTCAACCGGTACGTGCCCGCGATTGCCGCATTCCTGCGCCAGACCGAGGTTTCGTTCATCCACGTGCGCTATGAGGACCTGGTCAAGGATCCCGAGACCTGGTTCGCGCGCATTTGCGAGTACATCGG
- a CDS encoding sulfatase-like hydrolase/transferase yields the protein MKRVLSSLIKVGVTAGLFTLLFWPEVFGLSPDIFGGVKPRDMLRELQGAGAANVALWLGFALAVKLFAVLCGVMRWRLLLYGQGLRMPLRYVFESFFVGRMFGIFMPGTIGLDGYRIYDSSRYTGEVIKCTTVIVVEKLTGFVALTGLVFLTFPLGMQVVNIKLPFLLTAMGILGVFVVVFFLLLLNPRVIQVLLAVLPTPAIVRNPINKLAAAATAYSGSRMNLLLAVLLGVIVHLGTCLMFFGTAMSIRAENVDLAHILFASPLVIYGTVLGPSIGGEGIREFGFLALLATGAGATAAAAVTLAHLGWWVGEVVPFLIGAVVFVLRKRPEREELEAHVAEARKEAAAAQAAALAALHLSPEAVRGYRANVFGMLTCGVFAGAYAGAVLGVCESAWLYYRLGDFSETGMFWWGAIAYSVVFAGIGFGVAAALLFLCLLVDVFPRWFASFGVIFGSSLGLAALGLGVWRFQRDVLGGHFPSKLQLAFAGQLSAGVVLEGFVIAAIAAIIVGRIVRHRAVWLMLVGILAYAGLIGAAYAASAVTRPQPAVPAAFKAMPGVAGPNVIFVGLDACRADYLRLFEAHPGEDNTALFAAEMPAGSVPAPLDEPVLAEGNTVELPAAAAGLTPVTQQPVNPYRSPSVATPALESFARDAVVFDHAFAQASWTKPSFATIFTGMYPEQHGATNKDKGIPEDANTLAERLRAAGYYTQGYPNNPWLSSLYNFDQGYVGYEFLEPARIYGAPASAANLAIYGVFHRMVKPRVDKLLRHKMNVRQFYHPAEDVTAAALQFLESGAVPDGAPFFLYLHYMDTHDPFMDPDAPNGGYARANMDAPDPSLDKALEKAYVLEIQHMDRYLGELFEGLKRLGVYENTLIVVTGDHGEEFYDHGGWWHGQTLYDELVHIPLLVKLPGNHLGGTRNSDLARHIDLAPTMLQFAGLPKSPAMAGQALFDAQGNFANAGIHSAHAHNDFEGNVIRAVRTRDMKLIQTEEGQKYYRGIPPVELYDLQANPDERWDANLAHDPAHTGVRQTLEQSMGAHAQEPVGAPRAAAAAPEPPTAAPDAIPQQMQDQLGALGYVE from the coding sequence GTGAAAAGAGTGTTGTCTTCGCTGATAAAAGTGGGCGTTACTGCGGGGCTGTTCACGCTCCTGTTCTGGCCGGAAGTGTTCGGCCTGAGTCCGGACATCTTTGGCGGCGTCAAGCCGAGAGACATGCTCCGGGAATTGCAGGGGGCGGGCGCGGCAAACGTTGCTTTGTGGCTGGGTTTCGCGCTGGCGGTGAAACTGTTTGCCGTCTTGTGCGGCGTGATGCGGTGGCGCCTGCTGTTGTATGGGCAGGGACTGCGCATGCCGCTGCGTTACGTCTTCGAGAGCTTTTTCGTGGGGCGCATGTTCGGCATATTCATGCCGGGCACCATAGGGCTCGACGGCTATCGCATTTACGACTCGTCGCGATACACGGGCGAGGTGATCAAGTGCACTACGGTCATCGTGGTGGAAAAACTCACCGGCTTCGTAGCGCTCACGGGCCTGGTATTCCTCACGTTTCCGCTGGGCATGCAGGTGGTCAACATCAAGTTGCCGTTCCTTCTGACGGCAATGGGCATTCTGGGCGTATTCGTCGTGGTGTTCTTCCTGCTGTTGTTAAACCCGCGCGTGATCCAGGTGCTGCTGGCCGTGCTGCCCACGCCTGCCATTGTGCGCAATCCAATCAACAAGCTTGCGGCCGCGGCCACGGCGTACAGCGGCAGCCGGATGAATCTGCTGCTGGCGGTGCTCCTGGGCGTTATCGTGCATCTGGGCACGTGCCTGATGTTCTTCGGGACGGCCATGTCGATTCGCGCCGAGAACGTGGATCTGGCACATATCCTGTTTGCCAGCCCGCTGGTCATTTACGGCACGGTGCTGGGGCCGTCGATCGGCGGCGAGGGCATTCGCGAATTTGGCTTTCTGGCGCTGTTGGCGACGGGCGCGGGCGCCACGGCCGCGGCCGCCGTCACGCTGGCGCATCTGGGCTGGTGGGTGGGCGAGGTGGTGCCGTTCCTGATTGGAGCGGTGGTGTTTGTCTTGCGCAAGCGCCCGGAACGAGAGGAATTGGAGGCACACGTGGCTGAAGCTCGCAAGGAGGCGGCCGCGGCGCAGGCCGCCGCTCTCGCGGCCTTGCATCTGTCTCCCGAGGCGGTCCGCGGCTACCGCGCGAACGTCTTCGGCATGTTGACCTGCGGCGTGTTCGCGGGGGCCTATGCGGGCGCGGTGCTGGGCGTGTGCGAATCGGCCTGGCTGTATTATCGGCTGGGCGATTTCAGCGAGACGGGCATGTTCTGGTGGGGCGCGATAGCATACAGCGTCGTTTTCGCCGGGATCGGTTTCGGCGTAGCCGCCGCCTTGCTGTTCCTTTGTCTGCTGGTCGATGTTTTTCCGAGGTGGTTCGCGTCTTTCGGCGTGATTTTTGGTTCGTCGCTGGGCCTCGCGGCGCTTGGCCTGGGCGTCTGGCGGTTTCAGCGCGACGTGCTGGGCGGCCATTTCCCCTCAAAGCTGCAGTTGGCCTTCGCGGGCCAGTTATCCGCGGGTGTCGTGCTGGAAGGGTTCGTGATAGCCGCGATTGCGGCGATTATAGTGGGCCGAATCGTCCGCCATCGCGCGGTCTGGCTGATGTTAGTTGGCATCCTGGCGTATGCGGGGCTTATCGGCGCCGCATACGCGGCTTCCGCGGTCACGCGGCCGCAACCGGCGGTGCCGGCCGCGTTCAAGGCCATGCCGGGCGTGGCGGGCCCGAACGTGATCTTTGTCGGCTTGGACGCCTGCCGCGCCGACTATCTGAGGCTCTTTGAGGCGCACCCGGGCGAAGACAACACAGCGTTGTTTGCCGCTGAAATGCCGGCCGGGAGCGTGCCCGCGCCGCTGGATGAGCCGGTCTTGGCGGAGGGTAATACGGTCGAACTTCCGGCCGCCGCCGCGGGGCTCACCCCGGTAACGCAGCAGCCGGTAAACCCGTATCGGTCTCCTTCGGTTGCAACGCCCGCGCTTGAGTCTTTTGCGCGCGACGCCGTCGTGTTTGACCATGCGTTTGCGCAGGCCTCCTGGACCAAGCCGTCCTTCGCCACCATCTTCACCGGCATGTACCCCGAGCAGCACGGGGCGACCAATAAGGACAAGGGCATTCCGGAAGACGCGAATACGCTTGCGGAACGGTTGCGCGCGGCCGGTTACTACACGCAAGGGTATCCCAACAATCCGTGGCTCAGTTCGCTCTACAACTTTGACCAGGGTTACGTGGGCTATGAGTTCCTGGAACCGGCGCGCATCTACGGTGCGCCCGCATCGGCGGCAAACCTCGCCATCTACGGCGTGTTCCATCGCATGGTGAAACCCCGGGTGGACAAGCTGCTCCGGCACAAGATGAACGTGCGGCAGTTCTACCATCCCGCCGAGGACGTAACCGCGGCTGCGCTTCAGTTCCTGGAAAGCGGCGCGGTACCGGATGGCGCGCCCTTCTTCCTGTACCTGCACTACATGGATACGCATGACCCGTTCATGGACCCGGATGCGCCGAACGGCGGTTACGCGCGCGCGAACATGGATGCGCCGGACCCGTCGCTGGACAAGGCGCTGGAAAAGGCGTATGTGCTTGAGATTCAGCATATGGACCGGTACCTGGGCGAGTTGTTTGAGGGCCTGAAACGCCTTGGCGTATACGAAAACACGCTCATCGTGGTCACGGGCGATCACGGCGAGGAGTTCTACGACCACGGCGGCTGGTGGCATGGCCAGACGCTGTACGACGAACTGGTCCATATCCCGTTATTGGTCAAACTGCCCGGCAATCATCTGGGCGGCACGCGCAACAGCGACCTCGCGCGGCATATTGACCTCGCGCCGACGATGCTGCAATTCGCGGGCTTGCCGAAGAGCCCCGCGATGGCGGGGCAAGCCCTGTTCGATGCGCAAGGCAATTTCGCCAACGCAGGCATCCATTCCGCGCATGCGCACAACGATTTCGAAGGGAACGTGATACGCGCCGTGCGGACCCGCGACATGAAACTCATTCAGACCGAAGAAGGTCAGAAGTACTATCGCGGCATCCCGCCGGTCGAATTGTACGACCTCCAGGCGAATCCGGACGAACGCTGGGACGCCAACCTGGCGCATGACCCGGCCCATACCGGGGTGCGTCAGACGCTCGAACAGAGCATGGGCGCGCATGCGCAAGAGCCGGTAGGCGCGCCGCGCGCCGCAGCGGCGGCGCCCGAGCCGCCGACGGCCGCCCCGGACGCGATTCCGCAGCAAATGCAGGACCAGTTGGGCGCACTGGGTTACGTGGAGTGA
- a CDS encoding sulfatase, whose amino-acid sequence MFGSAKSEVMRRQSASCGIVALLVCGAVAAQGDTRYTYAQFWRTDQPRLVTEETRALDFSQPSAYAFLGEGWRYARGDVYTFGPGPSLASTSLISEVHVCVFRPRDLRLRLFLKQHHDDALPAQEIQVAWNRTRIGVCAFQKEDGWKEREFAFDVPASAMESGWNTITLINRFCVAPKDINRGNDPRPLAFGIRRLELTETETAPPPPPEAVLRVEGETLVQLPNSRAAFPCRLPGLGPALLSFQAMTPEPAAHARVLVRWDAQDGPKERVLFEIPAEIPADPAEGIALDGLDGKVVEIIFEAFSDAAPEAVRWTSPQLCGPAAPQPESMASPVSFAPLDHVILIILDALRADRVGCMGWVRDTTPCIDALASRGVLFERVYAAAPYTFSSTFSLLTGMYPFQHGASQLPQRPADALPRLPGVLREHGIVTGCISANRYVSPESGMSEGFDEFFDGTEGLPEARIAGNEEALKGDPGKTTALAQDFLRRHAGERSFLYVHYRQPHAPYFAPGEYAESLALDPVKAVSPDVAVLGAVNQRRRAVTPLELENVKARYEENLRAVDAEVGKLWRTVEELQLTGRTVFIVMADHGEAFLEHGQMGHSNTVYEEETHIPLVVVAPNLREALGASTDRIAGTVDLFPAICRLLGAAAPAGLMGRDLFSADPPVPECEVLAASQNDQHVLPWEAYWFARYKLVTNRFRHGVALYDLELDPGERSDLAPFQPVLADYLRAEASAWRSRHELPAELQAVEGAPIDDEMKAQLEALGYVH is encoded by the coding sequence ATGTTCGGTTCAGCAAAGTCCGAAGTCATGCGGCGTCAAAGCGCGTCATGCGGAATCGTGGCGCTGCTTGTCTGCGGCGCCGTCGCGGCGCAGGGGGACACACGGTACACCTATGCGCAATTCTGGCGGACAGACCAGCCCCGCCTCGTGACGGAGGAAACACGCGCGCTGGATTTCAGCCAACCGTCGGCCTATGCGTTCCTGGGTGAAGGCTGGCGATACGCGCGGGGCGATGTCTACACGTTCGGACCCGGGCCAAGCCTGGCCAGCACCAGCCTGATCTCCGAGGTGCATGTGTGCGTGTTTCGTCCGCGCGACCTGCGGCTTCGGTTGTTTCTGAAGCAGCATCACGATGACGCGCTCCCGGCGCAAGAGATACAGGTTGCATGGAACCGGACGCGTATCGGCGTGTGCGCGTTCCAGAAAGAAGACGGATGGAAAGAACGCGAGTTTGCGTTCGACGTGCCGGCCTCCGCTATGGAATCCGGATGGAACACCATCACTCTTATCAACCGTTTCTGCGTGGCCCCCAAGGATATCAACCGGGGCAACGATCCGCGTCCGCTGGCGTTTGGAATCCGGAGACTGGAATTGACGGAAACGGAAACCGCGCCACCACCGCCGCCGGAAGCGGTGTTGCGGGTGGAAGGCGAGACGCTGGTCCAGCTGCCGAACTCGCGGGCCGCGTTCCCCTGCCGTCTGCCCGGCTTGGGGCCCGCGCTCCTTTCCTTCCAGGCCATGACGCCAGAGCCGGCGGCGCACGCGCGCGTTCTGGTTCGATGGGACGCGCAGGACGGACCGAAGGAACGCGTGCTCTTTGAAATCCCTGCGGAGATACCGGCCGACCCCGCTGAGGGAATCGCATTGGACGGCCTCGATGGCAAGGTCGTGGAAATCATCTTTGAGGCGTTCTCGGACGCCGCGCCGGAGGCCGTGCGCTGGACGAGTCCGCAATTGTGCGGCCCGGCGGCGCCGCAGCCGGAATCCATGGCGTCCCCGGTCTCCTTTGCCCCGCTCGACCACGTAATCCTAATCATTCTGGACGCACTGCGCGCGGACCGGGTCGGCTGCATGGGCTGGGTGCGCGACACCACGCCGTGCATCGACGCGCTGGCCAGCCGCGGCGTCCTGTTCGAGCGCGTCTATGCCGCCGCCCCCTATACGTTCAGTTCGACCTTCTCACTGCTGACGGGCATGTATCCATTCCAGCACGGGGCGTCGCAACTGCCCCAAAGGCCAGCGGACGCGCTCCCGCGATTGCCGGGGGTGCTCCGCGAGCACGGCATCGTCACAGGCTGCATTTCGGCGAATCGCTATGTTTCTCCGGAGTCCGGCATGAGCGAGGGCTTTGACGAGTTCTTTGACGGCACGGAAGGGCTGCCGGAAGCGCGCATCGCGGGCAATGAAGAAGCCTTGAAGGGGGACCCAGGCAAGACGACGGCACTGGCGCAGGATTTCCTGCGCCGCCACGCCGGAGAACGGTCCTTCCTCTATGTTCACTACCGCCAGCCGCACGCGCCGTACTTCGCCCCGGGCGAGTACGCGGAGTCCCTGGCCCTCGACCCCGTGAAAGCGGTGAGCCCCGACGTGGCCGTGCTGGGGGCGGTCAACCAGCGGCGGCGCGCGGTGACGCCGCTTGAACTGGAGAACGTGAAAGCGCGCTATGAGGAAAACCTGAGAGCCGTAGACGCGGAAGTGGGCAAGCTGTGGCGCACCGTCGAGGAGTTGCAGTTGACCGGCCGCACGGTGTTCATCGTCATGGCCGATCACGGGGAGGCGTTTCTGGAGCACGGCCAGATGGGGCACAGCAATACGGTCTACGAGGAGGAAACGCATATCCCTCTGGTTGTCGTGGCGCCGAATCTGCGCGAGGCTCTGGGCGCCAGCACAGACCGCATTGCAGGCACGGTCGACCTGTTTCCCGCCATCTGCCGTCTTCTGGGCGCCGCGGCGCCGGCGGGCCTGATGGGGCGCGACCTGTTCTCCGCGGATCCGCCCGTACCGGAATGCGAAGTCCTCGCCGCATCGCAAAACGACCAGCATGTCCTGCCCTGGGAGGCTTACTGGTTTGCGCGATACAAACTGGTCACGAACCGGTTCCGGCATGGCGTCGCGCTGTACGACCTGGAATTAGACCCGGGCGAACGCAGCGATCTCGCGCCGTTCCAGCCCGTGCTTGCCGACTATCTCCGGGCCGAAGCGAGTGCGTGGCGGTCACGGCACGAACTCCCGGCCGAGTTACAGGCCGTGGAGGGAGCACCCATCGACGACGAGATGAAAGCGCAGTTGGAAGCCTTGGGCTACGTCCATTAA
- a CDS encoding SCP2 sterol-binding domain-containing protein, which yields MANDLVKAHLNLFAVLRNLEDLPALDPETAALIKDWQIAIQFAVRGGPSAWLEFRDGACRHGAGAHPRADVKLLFLSPGHLNKMFDGKGNPIPIKGFSKLGFLSRKFAQATQRLEYFLKPKNGVAQAPAFKLVNTTLTLYTAAYAVRELALLDPVCKKIAGHTPAGTLQISVLPDGPDVTATVQPGAWTVAKGRAAAPSATMTFQDMDVAHALLNNQLDSFRAVGEGKVMLRGMLPIVDNVGLILDRVAGYLA from the coding sequence ATGGCGAATGACCTTGTCAAGGCTCACTTGAATCTGTTCGCGGTGCTCCGGAATCTCGAGGACTTGCCCGCTCTTGACCCGGAAACGGCGGCGCTTATCAAGGACTGGCAAATCGCCATCCAGTTTGCCGTGCGGGGGGGGCCGTCGGCTTGGCTGGAATTCCGGGACGGGGCATGCCGCCACGGCGCGGGCGCACACCCGCGGGCGGACGTCAAGCTCCTGTTTCTGTCGCCCGGGCATCTCAACAAGATGTTTGACGGCAAGGGGAACCCGATACCAATCAAGGGCTTCAGCAAGCTGGGTTTCCTGTCGCGCAAGTTCGCGCAAGCGACGCAGCGCCTCGAATATTTTCTCAAGCCGAAGAACGGCGTCGCGCAGGCCCCGGCGTTCAAGCTCGTGAACACTACGCTGACCCTGTACACGGCCGCGTATGCGGTCCGGGAACTCGCGTTGCTGGACCCCGTCTGCAAGAAGATCGCCGGGCATACGCCCGCCGGGACGCTACAGATATCGGTCTTGCCGGACGGGCCGGACGTGACGGCGACCGTGCAGCCGGGCGCCTGGACGGTCGCGAAGGGCAGGGCCGCAGCGCCCTCGGCCACGATGACCTTTCAGGACATGGACGTGGCCCACGCACTGCTGAATAACCAGCTGGACAGTTTCCGCGCGGTTGGCGAAGGCAAGGTGATGCTGCGCGGGATGCTCCCGATTGTCGATAACGTTGGCCTGATCCTCGACCGGGTGGCGGGATACTTGGCGTGA
- a CDS encoding sulfotransferase has protein sequence NRYVPAIAAFLRQTEVSFIHVRYEDLVKDPETWFARICEYIGVPFEQEAIDYGKQQREEERPKGLGDPIGVQQHSRPTTSSVKKWVEDLLSDPARVRLMRDVVARVDPEDLKTIGYPVETLWKPLDEAAGRNVVKAKEKLTRYRLQRRMIIRLRARARKGGPFRKALEKARLACDVLLRE, from the coding sequence TCAACCGGTACGTGCCCGCGATTGCCGCATTCCTGCGCCAGACCGAGGTTTCGTTCATCCACGTGCGCTATGAGGACCTGGTCAAGGATCCCGAGACCTGGTTCGCGCGCATTTGCGAGTACATCGGCGTCCCCTTCGAGCAGGAGGCAATCGATTACGGCAAGCAACAGCGGGAAGAAGAACGGCCCAAAGGGCTCGGCGACCCCATCGGCGTGCAGCAGCACAGCCGCCCGACCACAAGTTCGGTGAAGAAATGGGTGGAAGACCTGCTGTCTGACCCCGCGCGCGTGCGCCTTATGCGCGACGTCGTCGCCCGAGTCGACCCGGAGGACTTGAAGACCATCGGTTATCCGGTCGAAACCCTGTGGAAGCCCCTGGACGAGGCCGCGGGCAGGAACGTCGTCAAGGCCAAGGAGAAGCTGACGCGGTACCGGCTGCAACGCCGGATGATCATCCGCCTGCGCGCGCGCGCCCGGAAGGGCGGTCCGTTCCGCAAGGCGCTCGAGAAAGCACGGCTAGCCTGCGACGTCTTGCTGCGAGAATAG
- a CDS encoding ferredoxin family protein, with protein sequence MAFIVCEPCIKCKYTDCVDVCPVACFHEGENMLAIDPDECIDCGVCVDECPVKAIYPQDEVPEKWQEYIEMNAKYSKEWPVIEEGKAPLDSAEEFKDKENKRGQFSPNAGG encoded by the coding sequence ATGGCTTTCATCGTCTGCGAACCGTGCATCAAATGCAAATACACCGACTGTGTCGATGTGTGCCCCGTGGCCTGTTTCCACGAGGGCGAAAACATGCTGGCAATCGATCCCGACGAATGCATCGATTGCGGCGTTTGCGTCGATGAATGCCCCGTCAAGGCCATCTACCCGCAGGACGAGGTCCCGGAAAAGTGGCAGGAATACATCGAGATGAACGCGAAGTACAGCAAGGAATGGCCCGTCATCGAGGAGGGCAAGGCCCCGCTCGACTCGGCGGAAGAGTTTAAGGACAAGGAAAACAAGCGCGGTCAGTTCAGCCCCAACGCAGGTGGCTGA
- a CDS encoding transketolase, with protein MPLTSQELADLKRTAREIRETIVDVTGWSGGAHIGGSLSATDIMTILYWKYLRIDPQNPNWEDRDRFVLSKGHGGVGHAVVLCKRGFFDPKHLEEYNHTNSLLGMHLDSKKVPGVEVSTGSMGHGLGEAVGLALGARVLKKPWRVYCIIGDGESNEGSIWEAAMSAAHYKLSSLTGFLDRNRMMIDGPTEEVMSLEPLPDKWQAFGWNTLVVNGHDFNELADAIERAHAHAGGPTMIVCNTVKGKGVKFMEDDPAWHYGGLSSELVQKAKASLAEM; from the coding sequence ATGCCCCTCACATCGCAGGAACTCGCTGACCTGAAACGAACCGCACGGGAGATCCGCGAGACGATCGTCGACGTCACCGGCTGGTCGGGCGGCGCGCACATCGGCGGTTCGCTCAGCGCGACGGACATCATGACGATCCTCTACTGGAAGTACCTGCGCATCGACCCGCAGAATCCCAACTGGGAGGACCGTGATCGGTTTGTGCTCAGCAAGGGCCACGGCGGCGTCGGCCATGCGGTGGTGCTGTGCAAGCGCGGTTTCTTCGATCCGAAGCACCTGGAAGAATACAACCACACGAACTCCCTGCTCGGCATGCACCTCGACAGCAAGAAGGTGCCGGGCGTCGAAGTATCCACGGGTTCGATGGGCCACGGACTGGGCGAGGCCGTAGGGCTCGCGCTGGGCGCGCGCGTACTGAAGAAGCCGTGGCGAGTCTATTGCATTATCGGCGACGGCGAGTCGAACGAAGGCTCGATCTGGGAGGCGGCCATGTCCGCCGCGCACTACAAGCTTTCGAGCCTGACCGGATTCCTCGACCGCAACCGGATGATGATCGACGGGCCGACGGAGGAGGTGATGAGCCTGGAACCGTTGCCGGACAAGTGGCAGGCGTTCGGCTGGAACACGCTCGTGGTGAACGGCCATGATTTCAACGAATTGGCGGACGCCATCGAGCGCGCGCACGCGCATGCGGGCGGACCGACGATGATCGTCTGTAATACGGTCAAGGGCAAGGGCGTGAAGTTCATGGAAGACGACCCGGCCTGGCACTACGGCGGCCTCAGTTCCGAACTGGTGCAGAAAGCCAAGGCCTCACTCGCGGAGATGTAA
- a CDS encoding aminotransferase class III-fold pyridoxal phosphate-dependent enzyme yields MSGYQYPQSAAWFQRAVKVIPCGIYGHFSPAPCPPVNAYPFFGSRAKGSHFWDVDGNEFIDYMCAYGPMILGYGNPVVDEAYQAQMREADSSSVSSTKMVELAEYLVGLIPVAEWVFFAKNGADVTNFATMIARAATGRRKIIGIQGGYHGTSPWMQAPGHHGLIEQDHQHIIRIPWNDIGALEQAIDRYPNDIAGFIATPYHHPIFADSELPADGYWQAVEKILRKNGIVFIIDDVRCGFRLHMGGSNEFFGFKPDLICFCKAIANGYPISALVGVEALRGAAAKVFHTGSYWFSAGPMAAALACLKELSRVDAPDLLREKGRKLNEGLIRIAAGHGYTLKITGDPGMAYYRITDDPSLMLHQDWCAACTRRGAFFTSHHNWFLSAAHTDEDIQRTLEIAEEAFQEVEAGRKGEKRDVT; encoded by the coding sequence ATGAGCGGCTACCAATATCCTCAATCCGCGGCGTGGTTTCAGCGCGCGGTCAAGGTTATACCGTGCGGGATTTATGGTCATTTCAGCCCGGCGCCATGCCCGCCCGTCAACGCGTATCCGTTCTTCGGCTCGCGCGCGAAGGGCTCCCATTTCTGGGACGTGGACGGCAACGAATTCATTGATTACATGTGCGCCTACGGCCCCATGATCCTCGGCTATGGCAATCCGGTGGTTGATGAGGCGTATCAGGCGCAGATGCGCGAGGCGGATTCGAGTTCCGTCTCTTCCACGAAGATGGTGGAATTGGCGGAATACTTGGTCGGCCTTATCCCTGTCGCGGAGTGGGTGTTTTTCGCGAAGAACGGGGCGGACGTGACGAATTTCGCGACCATGATCGCGCGTGCGGCGACGGGACGCAGGAAGATCATCGGCATTCAGGGCGGTTATCACGGCACCTCGCCCTGGATGCAGGCCCCGGGCCATCACGGCCTCATCGAACAGGACCATCAGCACATCATCCGCATCCCGTGGAACGACATCGGGGCGCTGGAACAGGCCATCGACCGATACCCGAACGATATCGCGGGCTTTATCGCCACGCCTTATCATCACCCGATCTTTGCGGACAGCGAATTGCCCGCCGATGGCTACTGGCAGGCTGTCGAGAAAATCCTGCGGAAGAACGGCATCGTATTCATCATCGACGATGTGCGCTGCGGTTTCCGGCTGCACATGGGCGGCTCCAACGAGTTCTTTGGATTCAAGCCGGACCTTATCTGTTTTTGCAAGGCGATAGCGAACGGCTACCCCATTTCCGCCCTTGTAGGGGTCGAGGCGCTGCGCGGTGCGGCCGCGAAGGTCTTTCATACTGGTAGCTACTGGTTTTCCGCCGGACCGATGGCCGCGGCGCTCGCGTGCCTGAAAGAATTGAGCCGCGTCGACGCGCCGGACCTCTTGCGCGAGAAGGGACGTAAACTGAACGAAGGCCTCATAAGGATTGCCGCCGGACACGGCTATACGCTGAAGATCACCGGCGACCCCGGCATGGCGTACTATCGCATTACCGACGACCCAAGCCTCATGCTGCATCAGGACTGGTGCGCGGCATGCACGCGGCGCGGGGCCTTCTTTACCTCGCATCACAACTGGTTCCTTTCGGCCGCGCATACGGACGAGGATATTCAGCGCACGCTCGAGATTGCGGAGGAGGCGTTTCAAGAGGTAGAGGCTGGGAGGAAAGGGGAGAAACGGGACGTAACATGA